The following proteins are encoded in a genomic region of Triticum dicoccoides isolate Atlit2015 ecotype Zavitan chromosome 1B, WEW_v2.0, whole genome shotgun sequence:
- the LOC119300465 gene encoding putative defensin-like protein 27 yields MARVTALVALVVLGSLVASATSSEELHCCTDHHSWGNGLKNIGCKLPEQNGECNAWCQSGCRGGECKMRDGLHFCHCYC; encoded by the exons ATGGCTCGTGTCACTGCACTAGTGGCCCTTGTTGTCCTAGGTTCGCTGGTCGCCTCGGCGA CGTCGTCGGAGGAACTGCATTGCTGCACGGACCACCACAGCTGGGGCAACGGGTTGAAGAACATCGGCTGCAAGCTGCCGGAGCAGAACGGCGAGTGCAACGCGTGGTGCCAGTCGGGCTGCCGCGGTGGCGAGTGCAAGATGCGTGACGGACTGCACTTCTGCCATTGTTACTGTTGA